TTGGCGTGATCGGCGGCAGCGGGTTGTATGAGCTGCCGGGTTTGGCGGAGGTTAAGTCCGTAAGGCTCACCACGCCGTTCGGCGATCCTTCGGACGAGTTCGTTTGCGGCACGCTCAACGGCGTGCGCATGGTCTTTCTGCCGCGCCATGGCCGCGGCCATCGTATTTTGCCGAGCGAGCTGAACTTCCGCGCCAATATTTACGGCATGAAGCAGCTCGGCGTGGAGTACTTGGTGGCGGTCGGGGCGGTCGGCAGCATGCGCCTGGAGGTCGCCCCGGGGCAGGTGGTGGTGCCGGATCAGTTCATCGACCGCACCAGCAAGCGGCCGAGCACTTTCTTCGGCAACGGAGTGGTGGCGCACGTCATGTTTGCCGATCCCTGTTGTGCGGTGCTGATGCGCGCGGTGGCCGAGGCTAGCCGAGCGGTGGGTGCGACAGTGCACGAGGGCGGCGCCTA
The sequence above is drawn from the Deltaproteobacteria bacterium genome and encodes:
- the mtnP gene encoding S-methyl-5'-thioadenosine phosphorylase, with the translated sequence MNVTTVGVIGGSGLYELPGLAEVKSVRLTTPFGDPSDEFVCGTLNGVRMVFLPRHGRGHRILPSELNFRANIYGMKQLGVEYLVAVGAVGSMRLEVAPGQVVVPDQFIDRTSKRPSTFFGNGVVAHVMFADPCCAVLMRAVAEASRAVGATVHEGGAYLCMEGPQFSTRAESEMYRSWGATVIGMTNLQEAKLAREAELCFATMALVTDYDCWNPHHDDVTIEDVLRVLNANVALARAVVADTVPRLPAARTCACGSALKNAIITDPARIPAQVREDLRLIIGKYVGA